The DNA sequence AGAAGCTAAAAAAATCAAAAATTATATAGCATTTGATAAAAAAGTATTTAATATTTCAGAGGAATAAGAGGATTAGAAAAAACAGGGTATGTTGCCACGTGCCCTGTGGATATATTTGTAAATAACTAATGATAGTGGGGGAGGGAAGCAAATGAGTTATATAATTTTAGTAGTAATAATTTTAATTATTTTCCATATATTTATTCATAAAAAAAAATTATATTTACTTCCTGAAAAAAATAATAATCCTATTATTTTAATAAGGAAAAAGAAAATTAAATATATGAATGGAGCAGCAAAATGTATATTTTATCAAAAAGAAGATTTGGATATATTAGAAAATGAAGTAATGAAAAGTAATTATAAAGAATTTGAGGTTAAAATTAATAATAGTTATTATAATTTTAATGTAAGTACAATAGATAAAAATTCATATAATTTATATGGAAAGAATATAACAAAATTAAAAGAAACAGAAAAAAAATTAGAAATCACGTCTAAAATATTTGAAATATCTAAAGATGGAATATTAATATTGGATGAAAATTTTGTTATAATTGCAGTAAATGATGCATTTACAAAAATATCTTTATTTACTGAAGAAGAATATATAGGAAAAAAGATATGGGACACTACAGGGTTACTTGAGAGAAAAGAAGAATTTAAAAATATACTGAAAGCTTTATTAAAATTAGATTATTGGGAAGGAGAAACATGGTTTAGAAAAAAAACAAAAGAAATTTATAACGTATATTTAAAAATAAAAATAATACGTAGAAATAAAAAAATTATTAATTATATAATTTCTATAGAAGATATAACGTATTTGAATAAAATAGAGCAAAGAACTAATTTTATTAAAAATTATGATCTGTTGACAGGACTACATAATAGAAATTTTATTATAGAAAAAGTTGAAAAATATTTTGCTGAAAATAAAAAAATTTATTTATTATATTTGGATATTGATAATTTTAAAAAAGTTAATGATTCTTTAAATTACAAAGCTGGTGATAAAATTTTAAATGACTTGTCAGAATATTTGAAAAGTTGTGTTAATAGTTCAGATGAATTGGGAAGATTAGAAGGGGATAAATTTGTTTTATTATATGAAGAAAAAGATTATAATGAAAAAGAAATTTTAGATAAATTATATAAAATTTTTAAATTACCATTTAAAACATATGAAAATCCATTTTTAGATGAAGTAAAAGATGTATATTTGAATTTTAGTTTAGGGATAGCATATTCTGAAAATAGTAACAAAAGTGCTTTTGATTTAGTAAAAAATGCGGAAATAGCAATGTACGATTCAAAAGTTGATAAGAAAAATAGTTTTAGAAATTATGAAAAACTAAAAAATAGAGATTTGATAAAAGAGGTAGAATTAGAAAGTGATTTAAGAAAAGCTATAGAAAATGATGAATTTATAGTATATTATCAGCCACAAATAATGATACCAGAAGAAAAAATATTAGGAATGGAAGCATTAATAAGATGGCAAAGTCCAAAAAGAGGATTTGTAAATCCTGGTGGATTTATTGAATTTGCAGAAAAAAGTGGACTTATAGTAGAAATAGGAGAAATTGTATTTGAAAAAAGTTGTAAATTTTTTAAAGAACTTATGGAAAATGGCAGAAAGGATTTACTGTTATCAGTAAACTTATCACCATTACAATTTGATGATATAGATTTAATAGATAAAATAATGAGTATTGTAGAAAAATATAATATACCTACAAATAAAATTAAACTTGAAATCACAGAGAGTTTAATAATGAAAGATATGGATAATAATATAAAAAAAATGGAAGAGTTAAAAAGTTTAGGTTTTAAATTTTCAATGGATGACTTTGGGACTGGCTATTCTTCACTTAGCTATTTGAAAAATTTTCCATTAGATTTTTTGAAAATAGATCAGAGTTTTATAAGAAATTTGCGTGATGATGAAAGCGATAAAAATCTTGTGAAAGCTATTTTAGATATTGGGAAAATATTTAAATTGGGTGTAATAGCAGAAGGTGTAGAGACGAAAGAACAATTAGAATTTTTAAAAGGGATAGGAGTAACCGAAATACAAGGATATTATTATAGTAAACCAATAAGTGATACAGAGTTTATAAAATTTTTAGAAAAAGAGTAAAAATTAGGAGGAGAAAATGAAAAAATTATTATTGTTAGGTATCTCATTACTGTTATTTGTTAATGTAATGGCAAAAGATGTTGTAGTTGGAGCAAAAATGTTTACTGAAGGGTATGTTGTATCAAATTTAATATCAGAATTACTGAAAAAAGATGGATTTAATGTAAAAGAAAATTTTGGAATGAGTTCTTTCCCACTTAGAAAAGCACAAGAGACAGGTCAAATAGATATATATCCAGAATATACTGGAACTGCATGGGGAGCTTATTTTAAAAAGAAAGAATTGATAAAGAATCCTAAAAAATTATATGAAGAAGTAAAAAAATTGGATTATCAAAAAAATAAGTTGGTTTGGTTAGATATGATAAATGTGAATAACACTTATGCTTTAGCCATAAGAAAAGATTTTGCTAAAAAATATAATTTGAAAAGTTTAACTGATTTGGCAAATTTGATAAAAGTAAATAAAAAAATAAAATTTGGAATAAATCCTGAATTTTATAAAAGAGCAGATGGATTTTGGGCAATGGCGAAACATTATAAAATGAAAATAAAAAGAAATGAAGTTAAATTAATGGATGCGGGAATAGTATATCAAGCTGTGGCAAGTAAAAAAATAGATGTAGCAATGGCATATTCTACAGATGCTAAGATAAAAAAATATAATTTGAAAGTATTAAAGGATGATAGTAGTTTTTTCCCATATTATAATTTAGCAGTTGTAGTGAGAGAAGAAACTTTGAAAAAATATCCTGAAATAAGAGAAGATTTAAAAGTGTTATCTGATAAATTAACAGAAGAAGATTTGATAGATTTGAATTATAAAGTTGATGTAGAGGGGAAAGAACCTAAAGAAGTTGCAAAATGGTATTTGAAAAATAAAATGTAAAAGTTGTTTTTAAGCCATTCCTAAATAAGAGATAATAGATTATTATAATCTATTATCTCTTATTTTTTCATCTAATAGGAAAGTATAAATTTATTCAGAAAATAAGCTACGCCATTTTTTTGAAATATGCGATTTTTCAAAGCAAAATTTTTCAGAAACCAAAAATTTAGAAAAACATTTATGTTCTACCAGATGAAGCGGAGTTTATTTTTTTATAAAGTATTATTTCCCAATTTTGAGTTGTATTTTCTAATTTAAAATAGTATGCTATATATGCAATAGATAAAAGTAGGAATATGAGAAATATTATATATAGAGATATAAAGTTTAAAATTAGAGATAGAGCTAAAAAGATAAAAGTAAATAATATTGTAAACAGCATTATGATTAAATGAATTAGTCGTTCGTGGGATAATATAGTTATGGCAGTTCTATGGATATTTATATCTAAATTTTCAGATGTTATGTAGTTGTTATGTTGTGTTATGAATTCATTTATATTTTTCATTTGAGATGACCTCCTTGATTTTATTTAGGAAGGCTTAAAAACAACTTTTATATTTTATTATAAAATATAAAAAACTTATTTTTTAAACCTTCCTTAATTATACTTTATAAATGTGTTAGAAGCAATAGATGATTTAGCCACAAAAATAATGGAGGGATTTTTATGAATATTAATGATTTGAAAAACTATTGTTTGAATAAAAAAGGAGTTTATATCGATTTTCCTTTTGATGATAGAACTATTACTTTTAAAATAGGGTCAAAGATGTTTGCACTTTCAGATATAAAAACAGGTGAAGAAAAAAATTTAAAGGTAAATTTAAAATGTAATCCTGAATTAGCAATGGATTTGAGAAATATTTATGAAGGAGTTATTCCAGGATGGCATATGAATAAAAAACATTGGAATAGTGTATTTTTGAATAGTGATATCCCAATTAATGAAATTTTTAAGATGATAGATCATTCATATGAATTGGTTTTTAAATCTTTGAAAAAATCAGAAAAAGCAAAGATAGAGGTATAAAAGTAGAAAAAAATATTATTTCTGAAAGGAGAAGAATTATGAAAAATGTATTAATTGTGGAAGATGAAAGTGCAATGAGAAAAATAATAAAAGATTATTTGATTAGAGATAATTTTCGTGTTTTTGAAGCAGAAGATGGAGAAAAAGCCATTGATATGTTTTATAGTCAGAAGATTGATTTGATAATTTTGGATATAATGATTCCAGGTTATGATGGATGGTCAATTTGTAGAAGAATAAGAGAGGATTCAACAGTTCCAATTATAATGTTGACAGCCAGAAGTGCAGAAGAAGATGAAATTTTTGGATTAGAATTAGGAGCTGATGAATATATTACAAAACCATTTAGTCCTAAAGTATTAATGGCAAGAATAAAAAATATTTTTAGAAGGGTTGAAAATAGTGACAATGAAAACGGAAATACAGAATTTGGAGAACTTAAAATAAATAATAAAAGTCATCAAGTATATTTAGAAAATAAAGAGTTAAAATTATCTCCAAAAGAATATGAGTTATTACTGTTTTTTTCGGAGAATAAAGATAAAGCTATATCAAGAGAAGAAATTTTAAATAAAATTTGGGGATATGACTATTTTGGAGACTTGAGAACTATAGATACACATATAAAAAGGTTGAGAAAAAAATTAAATGGGAAATTTATTATAACTGTAAGAGGAACTGGATATAGATTTGAGGTGGAAGAATGAAAATTAAAATGTCTTTAACAATAAAATTTTATTTGATAATAGTATCTTCTTTGATTTTTGCAATAGGGATATCTATATTGATTAGTAATTTTATGTTGAGTAAATATTATATTGTGCAAAGGGAAAAAAAGATAAAGAATATAGCTGTAACTTTACAAGAAATAGATGTTAATTCAGCTTTTAAAGATGAATTTGAAAAATTAAAAAACAAGAATGATATAAATATATTATTTTTAAATAAAGTTCCAGATTTTATAGCAGAAAATTCAATGTTACAAATAATGATGGCATTAAGTTATGTAACGAAAGATGAAATAAAAAGAGTTTATAATGGAGAGATTATATTAAAAAAAGAGTATAGTGTTATAACTTCTAGAAATGAAATAATTGTACTTACTAAAACTAAAAATGGAATAATATTAGCATTAACTAGCTCAATTGCTTCTGTAAAAGAATATGTAAATACAGTAATTAGATTTGGGATATTTACTGGAATAATAGCATTAATTTTAACAATTTTTATAAATGGATTTTTTGTAAAAAAAATATTATTTCCATTGAAAAAGCTAAAAGAGATAGCGGAAAAAATGGCTAAATTAGATTTTAGTGATAAATTTGATATTGAAACAGGAGATGAAATAGAAGAATTTGGGAAAACATTTAATTATTTATCTAATGAATTGGAATTTAATTTAACAAAAATAAAATCTGTGTCAGAAAAATTAACTCTAGAGATAAAAAAAGAGAAAGAGATAGAAAGAAAAAGAAAAGAATTTATTGGTAATGTAAGTCACGAATTAAAAACTCCAATAGCGTTAATAATGGCATATTCAGAGGGGTTAAAAGATAATGTAGCAATTGTAGAAGATAGAAATTATTATTGTGATGTAATATCTAGTGAAGCTAAAAAAATGGACAATCTAGTAAAAGAATTATTAGGATTAATGAAAATAGAAAAAGAAGAAAAAAAATTGAAATTTGAAAAAATAAAAATAAGAGATATAATAAAAAAAACAATTAAGAAATTTGATTTTGATTTGAAAGAATTAGGGGTAAAATTGAAATGTAGTAAAAATCAGAATAACGATTATATTGTTATGGCTGATATTGTGAAAATAGAGCAAGTTTTAGATAATTTAATAAGTAATGCGATAAATAATGTAAATAAAAATGGAATAATAAGTATAGATGTATTAGAAAAAAATAGTAAAATTGAAATTGAGATTTATAATTCTGGCTCACATATACCAGCAGATAAGATAGATGAAATATGGGAACCGTTTGTAAAATTAGATAAATCGAGAAATAGAAAATATGGTGGAACTGGTCTTGGATTATCAATAGTAAAAGGAATAATAAAAATACATAATAGTGAAATTAAAGTTGAAAATATAGATAATGGGGTGAAATTTTCATTTTTTTTAGAAATGGCTTAAAAACAACTTATTCTTTGAATATTTTTTAGAAATAGTTTGAAATTTGGATTTTATCACAAATTTAGATTAAAAGTTCATAAAAGTTTACTAAAGTTGTCACGAATTTGACACATAAAAAGAGTATACTGTTTATAAGAGGTGGAGACGTCCATATGACTAAAAATCGAAAAGGAGTGAGAATTATGAAAATCAGAATGTTTATTGGTGCATTATTTATCTTAGCTATAGGAGCTATTGCGTATGCAAATGTTGGAAATTTTAGAGGTGGTATGATGGGGGGGGGAATACAATGCAATGGAGTGTATAACAACACAAATGTTAATAGTGAAGAAAGCAAAGTAGTAGATGAATTTGTAAAAAAATTAAAAGGGAAATACAAAGTAGGAGAAAGTGAGAAATTAAATCCAGATAAATTAACTGGAAAAGAATTGGAAGAACTTGGAGATTTAGTGATGGATGTAATGATTCCAAATAAATATCAACATGAAACTATGGATAATATGATGGGTGGAGAAGGTTCAAGTAGATTAACAGCAGTACATCAAAATATAGCTTATAACTATTTAAGAGGAAATGGTTTTGCTGGTATGGGCATGATGGGTATGATGGGGAATGGAATGATGGGAAATTGGAATAATTCATATAACTCAAATAACTCAAATAACTTAAATAGATTAAATAATTCTAACAGAGGTCAAGAATCAGCATTAGAAATATTACAAAGAAGATATGCAAATGGAGAAATAACAAAAGAACAATATGAAGATATGAAAAAAGTACTTAATAAAAAATAGGAGGAGAAAAGAATGAAATATGAATTTAATAAAGAGGTAAAAGGCGAATTTGAAAGTGTAAAAAAGATTGTGATTGAGAAACTAAAAGATGAAGGATTTGGAGCATTATACACTTTAGATATGAAAGAAAAATTTAAAAAGGCATTAAATGAAGAGTTTAGAAGATATGAAATATTGGGGGCATGTAATCCAAAATTTGCAAAAAAAGTGATAGATATTGATAAAAATATAGGGCTATTATTACCTTGTAATGTTTTAATAGAGCAAAAAGACGAAGATACAATATATGTTTCTATAGTAAATCCAAGTGCTGTGATAAATATATCTGGAAATGATAAGATAATAAAATTGGCAAAAGAGATTGCAGAAAAATTGGAAAGAGTAATTAAAAATATTTAAATAACTTGGAGGTGTTTAAAATGATGGGATATTATGGTTTCGGAGGTGGTTTTTGGATGATGGGTATATTAATAATAGTAGTTGTATTTGTAATATTATTCTTTTTTAAAGAAAATAAGGGTTTAGGTAGAGATATAAGTTTAAATAAATCAACACCAATGGAGATATTAAAAGAAAGATATGCAAAAGGTGAAATTACAAAAGAAGAATTTGATGATATAAAAAAAGATTTATAGTGTGAAAGAGCTATGTTTATA is a window from the Haliovirga abyssi genome containing:
- a CDS encoding putative bifunctional diguanylate cyclase/phosphodiesterase encodes the protein MSYIILVVIILIIFHIFIHKKKLYLLPEKNNNPIILIRKKKIKYMNGAAKCIFYQKEDLDILENEVMKSNYKEFEVKINNSYYNFNVSTIDKNSYNLYGKNITKLKETEKKLEITSKIFEISKDGILILDENFVIIAVNDAFTKISLFTEEEYIGKKIWDTTGLLERKEEFKNILKALLKLDYWEGETWFRKKTKEIYNVYLKIKIIRRNKKIINYIISIEDITYLNKIEQRTNFIKNYDLLTGLHNRNFIIEKVEKYFAENKKIYLLYLDIDNFKKVNDSLNYKAGDKILNDLSEYLKSCVNSSDELGRLEGDKFVLLYEEKDYNEKEILDKLYKIFKLPFKTYENPFLDEVKDVYLNFSLGIAYSENSNKSAFDLVKNAEIAMYDSKVDKKNSFRNYEKLKNRDLIKEVELESDLRKAIENDEFIVYYQPQIMIPEEKILGMEALIRWQSPKRGFVNPGGFIEFAEKSGLIVEIGEIVFEKSCKFFKELMENGRKDLLLSVNLSPLQFDDIDLIDKIMSIVEKYNIPTNKIKLEITESLIMKDMDNNIKKMEELKSLGFKFSMDDFGTGYSSLSYLKNFPLDFLKIDQSFIRNLRDDESDKNLVKAILDIGKIFKLGVIAEGVETKEQLEFLKGIGVTEIQGYYYSKPISDTEFIKFLEKE
- a CDS encoding ABC transporter substrate-binding protein — encoded protein: MKKLLLLGISLLLFVNVMAKDVVVGAKMFTEGYVVSNLISELLKKDGFNVKENFGMSSFPLRKAQETGQIDIYPEYTGTAWGAYFKKKELIKNPKKLYEEVKKLDYQKNKLVWLDMINVNNTYALAIRKDFAKKYNLKSLTDLANLIKVNKKIKFGINPEFYKRADGFWAMAKHYKMKIKRNEVKLMDAGIVYQAVASKKIDVAMAYSTDAKIKKYNLKVLKDDSSFFPYYNLAVVVREETLKKYPEIREDLKVLSDKLTEEDLIDLNYKVDVEGKEPKEVAKWYLKNKM
- a CDS encoding SHOCT domain-containing protein, translating into MMGILIIVVVFVILFFFKENKGLGRDISLNKSTPMEILKERYAKGEITKEEFDDIKKDL
- a CDS encoding SHOCT domain-containing protein → MKIRMFIGALFILAIGAIAYANVGNFRGGMMGGGIQCNGVYNNTNVNSEESKVVDEFVKKLKGKYKVGESEKLNPDKLTGKELEELGDLVMDVMIPNKYQHETMDNMMGGEGSSRLTAVHQNIAYNYLRGNGFAGMGMMGMMGNGMMGNWNNSYNSNNSNNLNRLNNSNRGQESALEILQRRYANGEITKEQYEDMKKVLNKK
- a CDS encoding MmcQ/YjbR family DNA-binding protein; amino-acid sequence: MNINDLKNYCLNKKGVYIDFPFDDRTITFKIGSKMFALSDIKTGEEKNLKVNLKCNPELAMDLRNIYEGVIPGWHMNKKHWNSVFLNSDIPINEIFKMIDHSYELVFKSLKKSEKAKIEV
- a CDS encoding sensor histidine kinase — encoded protein: MKIKMSLTIKFYLIIVSSLIFAIGISILISNFMLSKYYIVQREKKIKNIAVTLQEIDVNSAFKDEFEKLKNKNDINILFLNKVPDFIAENSMLQIMMALSYVTKDEIKRVYNGEIILKKEYSVITSRNEIIVLTKTKNGIILALTSSIASVKEYVNTVIRFGIFTGIIALILTIFINGFFVKKILFPLKKLKEIAEKMAKLDFSDKFDIETGDEIEEFGKTFNYLSNELEFNLTKIKSVSEKLTLEIKKEKEIERKRKEFIGNVSHELKTPIALIMAYSEGLKDNVAIVEDRNYYCDVISSEAKKMDNLVKELLGLMKIEKEEKKLKFEKIKIRDIIKKTIKKFDFDLKELGVKLKCSKNQNNDYIVMADIVKIEQVLDNLISNAINNVNKNGIISIDVLEKNSKIEIEIYNSGSHIPADKIDEIWEPFVKLDKSRNRKYGGTGLGLSIVKGIIKIHNSEIKVENIDNGVKFSFFLEMA
- a CDS encoding DUF302 domain-containing protein, with product MKYEFNKEVKGEFESVKKIVIEKLKDEGFGALYTLDMKEKFKKALNEEFRRYEILGACNPKFAKKVIDIDKNIGLLLPCNVLIEQKDEDTIYVSIVNPSAVINISGNDKIIKLAKEIAEKLERVIKNI
- a CDS encoding response regulator, giving the protein MKNVLIVEDESAMRKIIKDYLIRDNFRVFEAEDGEKAIDMFYSQKIDLIILDIMIPGYDGWSICRRIREDSTVPIIMLTARSAEEDEIFGLELGADEYITKPFSPKVLMARIKNIFRRVENSDNENGNTEFGELKINNKSHQVYLENKELKLSPKEYELLLFFSENKDKAISREEILNKIWGYDYFGDLRTIDTHIKRLRKKLNGKFIITVRGTGYRFEVEE